A genomic segment from Actinoplanes sichuanensis encodes:
- a CDS encoding spermine/spermidine synthase domain-containing protein, translating to MEERVFTDRGELVLRSRDGHFELISNGVFLMDTRSGRSERVLVRAALAAVGPRPRLLLGGLGVGFALAEAVRTDAVEIIVVEVEPAVVAWHRGVLRPFSEGALDDPRVRVVTADLAVWFTGTSDRFDAICLDVDNGPGWTIVDHGTGLFRRSGLAMLREHLRPGGVLALWSASTAPGFAATLDRLVGPVHTVRIPVERGRPDVVYVASCVGDDRGGVRGVRSP from the coding sequence ATGGAGGAACGGGTCTTCACCGATCGGGGGGAGCTGGTCCTGCGGAGCCGGGATGGACACTTCGAGCTGATCAGCAACGGTGTCTTCCTGATGGACACGCGGTCCGGCCGTTCGGAGCGGGTGCTGGTGCGGGCTGCCCTGGCGGCGGTCGGGCCGCGTCCGCGTCTGCTTCTCGGTGGGCTGGGGGTGGGGTTCGCGCTGGCCGAGGCGGTTCGTACGGACGCTGTCGAGATCATCGTGGTGGAGGTCGAGCCGGCTGTCGTGGCGTGGCATCGGGGGGTGTTGCGGCCGTTCAGCGAGGGGGCGCTGGACGATCCGCGGGTGCGGGTGGTGACCGCCGACCTGGCGGTGTGGTTCACCGGTACCAGTGATCGGTTCGACGCGATCTGCCTGGATGTCGACAACGGTCCGGGTTGGACGATCGTCGATCATGGCACCGGGTTGTTCCGGCGGTCCGGTCTGGCCATGCTGCGGGAGCATCTGCGGCCGGGTGGGGTGCTTGCGCTGTGGAGTGCGTCCACCGCTCCGGGCTTCGCGGCGACGTTGGATCGTCTGGTGGGGCCGGTGCACACGGTTCGGATCCCGGTGGAGCGGGGTCGGCCGGATGTCGTCTACGTGGCGTCGTGTGTGGGTGACGACCGTGGTGGCGTGCGTGGCGTCCGCAGCCCGTGA
- a CDS encoding GNAT family N-acetyltransferase, translating into MTVLRPATTADVEAIMDVQEEGSVRALSEIFPQDEYPFPRAELTERWLTEINDPAIRVLVILQDGRVAGYAALLQDQLLHFGTATRTWGTGLASAAHDELVEMLGGTGRLWVLTGNHRARRFYQRMGWQPTGISVPDEFPPHPELMEYHLPARTTPTHPATPRPPHGLRTPRTPPRSSPTHDAT; encoded by the coding sequence ATGACCGTGCTGCGTCCGGCCACCACGGCCGACGTCGAAGCGATCATGGACGTCCAGGAGGAGGGTTCGGTCCGGGCGCTGTCCGAGATCTTCCCGCAGGACGAGTACCCGTTCCCCCGCGCCGAACTCACCGAACGGTGGCTCACCGAGATCAACGACCCGGCGATCCGGGTCCTGGTGATCCTCCAGGACGGACGGGTCGCCGGATATGCCGCATTACTTCAAGATCAACTTCTTCATTTCGGTACGGCCACCCGCACCTGGGGCACCGGGCTGGCCTCGGCCGCGCACGACGAACTCGTCGAGATGCTCGGTGGCACCGGTCGCCTGTGGGTGCTCACCGGCAACCACCGGGCGAGACGCTTCTACCAGAGAATGGGCTGGCAGCCGACCGGGATCTCGGTCCCCGACGAGTTCCCGCCACACCCGGAGCTCATGGAATACCACCTGCCCGCCCGCACCACACCCACCCACCCCGCGACTCCCCGACCACCTCACGGGCTGCGGACGCCACGCACGCCACCACGGTCGTCACCCACACACGACGCCACGTAG
- the bluB gene encoding 5,6-dimethylbenzimidazole synthase has protein sequence MEGLYDVIHRRRDVRAEFTGEPVPDEVLDRILTAAHAAPSVGLSQPWDFVLVRSKSVRAAFHEHVRTERDVFAATLSGEAAERFARIKIDGVLEAGLSIVVTYDPSRGGPAVLGRHAIADAGLYSVCLAIQNLWLAATAEGLGVGWVSFYREEFLRELLGIPAGIRPVAWLCVGPVSHLATVPDLERHGWRQRRPLDRAVHADRWGSR, from the coding sequence ATCGAGGGGCTCTACGACGTCATTCACCGCCGCCGGGACGTTCGGGCGGAATTCACCGGAGAGCCGGTCCCCGACGAGGTCCTCGACCGGATCCTCACCGCCGCGCACGCCGCACCGAGCGTCGGCCTCTCCCAGCCGTGGGACTTCGTGCTGGTCCGCTCGAAATCGGTGCGGGCGGCCTTCCACGAGCACGTCCGCACCGAACGGGACGTCTTCGCCGCCACGCTCAGCGGGGAGGCCGCCGAACGGTTCGCCCGCATCAAGATCGACGGGGTGCTGGAGGCCGGACTGTCGATCGTGGTCACCTACGATCCGTCCCGCGGCGGGCCCGCCGTCCTCGGCCGGCACGCCATCGCCGACGCCGGGCTCTACTCGGTCTGCCTCGCCATCCAGAACCTGTGGCTGGCCGCCACCGCCGAGGGCCTCGGTGTCGGCTGGGTGTCGTTCTACCGCGAGGAGTTCCTCCGTGAGCTGCTCGGCATCCCGGCCGGGATCCGGCCGGTGGCCTGGCTCTGCGTCGGGCCGGTCAGCCACCTCGCCACGGTCCCCGACCTGGAGCGGCACGGCTGGCGGCAGCGACGGCCCCTCGACCGGGCCGTGCACGCGGATCGGTGGGGTTCGCGGTGA
- a CDS encoding LacI family DNA-binding transcriptional regulator, whose amino-acid sequence MLTQQPRNGRAPSVKDVAAAAGVSLGTVSNVLNRPAVVSAATRERVERAMAELGFVRNESARQLRAGTSRALAYVMLDGGNPFFHDVAEGIETAAEDADLSLFVCNSNGRSEREAKHLDRLLQQRVQGILITPVDPDAPHLADLAQRGLPFVMVDRFSRAGGHCSVAVDDVLGGRIAVEHLIDRGHRRVAFVGGPASIGQVRERLQGARAVWDEFGMPEDDLIHLPTEALTVNEGRSAGERLAGLPSRRRPTAAFCANDLLALGLLQHAVTAGLRVPDDLAIVGFDDIDFAAAAAVPLTSVRQPRQELGRTAARLVLDEATNPDHVHEQATFVPALVARASTGTVRR is encoded by the coding sequence GTGTTGACTCAGCAGCCCCGCAACGGTCGAGCCCCCTCGGTCAAGGACGTCGCCGCCGCCGCGGGCGTCTCCCTGGGCACCGTCTCCAACGTGCTGAACCGGCCCGCCGTGGTCAGCGCCGCCACCCGCGAGCGCGTCGAGCGGGCGATGGCCGAGCTCGGATTCGTGCGCAACGAGTCGGCCCGCCAGCTGCGGGCCGGCACCAGTCGGGCGCTGGCCTACGTGATGCTCGACGGCGGCAACCCGTTCTTCCACGACGTCGCCGAGGGCATCGAGACCGCCGCCGAGGACGCCGACCTGTCGCTGTTCGTCTGCAACAGCAACGGCCGCTCCGAGCGCGAGGCCAAACACCTCGACCGGCTCCTCCAGCAGCGCGTCCAGGGCATCCTGATCACCCCGGTCGACCCGGACGCCCCGCACCTGGCCGACCTCGCCCAGCGCGGGCTGCCGTTCGTCATGGTCGACCGGTTCAGCCGGGCCGGCGGGCACTGCTCGGTCGCCGTCGACGACGTCCTCGGCGGCCGGATCGCCGTCGAGCACCTGATCGATCGCGGACATCGGCGGGTCGCATTCGTGGGCGGGCCGGCCAGTATCGGCCAGGTCCGGGAGCGGCTTCAGGGCGCGCGGGCGGTGTGGGACGAGTTCGGGATGCCCGAGGACGACCTGATCCACCTGCCCACCGAGGCGCTCACCGTCAACGAGGGGCGCTCGGCCGGCGAACGGCTGGCCGGCCTGCCGTCCCGGCGTCGGCCCACCGCCGCGTTCTGCGCCAACGACCTGCTCGCCCTCGGGCTGCTCCAGCACGCCGTCACGGCCGGCCTGCGGGTGCCCGACGACCTGGCGATCGTCGGATTCGACGACATCGACTTCGCGGCGGCCGCGGCGGTGCCGCTCACCTCGGTCCGGCAGCCACGGCAGGAGCTCGGCCGTACCGCGGCGCGCCTCGTCCTGGACGAGGCCACCAATCCGGATCACGTGCACGAGCAGGCGACGTTCGTACCGGCCCTGGTGGCACGCGCCTCGACCGGCACCGTCCGGCGCTGA
- a CDS encoding aminoglycoside phosphotransferase family protein encodes MLKLPKAESAEAFDALDEGVLRAGAEELLRELGVDAAAHRFASGSLPVYAAGELVLKLFPQVYRSEFPVETGVLRAIHGQLPIATPRVTAAGERDGWGFVLMERMPGTPLTGVWDRIAPGDRDRLADELGTAVAALHALAPPEIDDWWPDDWDGFVAGQRAGCVDRQRSRGLSEAWLDRIPEALDVDLTDRRRVLLHTEIMRDHLLVAPGADGRWRFSGLIDFEPAMRGAPEYEFVGVGCFVAEGDRRFLGRFLRAYRHPVDDGFPRRMVAWSLLHYFSNLPAWMKRLPPAASFDELAERWFGVA; translated from the coding sequence GTGTTGAAGTTGCCGAAGGCCGAGAGTGCGGAGGCGTTCGACGCCCTCGACGAGGGGGTGCTGCGGGCCGGGGCCGAGGAGCTGCTGCGGGAGCTCGGGGTGGATGCGGCGGCGCACCGGTTCGCGTCCGGCTCGTTGCCCGTCTATGCCGCCGGCGAACTCGTTCTGAAGCTGTTTCCGCAGGTCTACCGGTCGGAGTTTCCGGTCGAGACCGGGGTTCTGCGGGCGATTCATGGACAGCTGCCGATCGCCACGCCGCGGGTGACGGCGGCCGGGGAGCGCGACGGCTGGGGGTTCGTGCTGATGGAACGGATGCCCGGGACACCGCTGACCGGGGTGTGGGACCGGATCGCGCCCGGTGACCGGGACCGGCTGGCCGACGAACTCGGGACGGCGGTGGCGGCGCTGCACGCGCTCGCACCACCGGAGATCGACGACTGGTGGCCCGACGACTGGGACGGCTTCGTGGCCGGGCAGCGCGCCGGGTGCGTGGACCGCCAGCGCAGTCGGGGCCTGAGCGAGGCCTGGCTGGACCGCATCCCGGAAGCGCTCGACGTCGATCTGACCGACCGACGGCGGGTGCTTCTGCACACTGAGATCATGCGGGACCATCTGCTGGTGGCACCGGGCGCGGACGGCCGGTGGCGGTTCAGCGGACTGATCGATTTCGAACCCGCGATGCGGGGCGCACCCGAGTACGAGTTCGTCGGCGTGGGCTGTTTCGTCGCCGAGGGTGACCGGCGGTTCCTGGGGCGGTTCCTGCGCGCCTACCGGCACCCGGTCGACGACGGGTTCCCGCGCCGGATGGTGGCCTGGTCGCTGCTGCACTATTTCAGCAATCTGCCCGCCTGGATGAAACGGCTACCACCGGCGGCGTCCTTCGACGAGCTGGCCGAACGCTGGTTCGGTGTGGCATGA
- a CDS encoding ArsR/SmtB family transcription factor, producing the protein MSADTMERVFGALADPTRLDMVARLAGGDATVNQLAEPYRMSLQAVYKHLRVLEDAGLVSRPPGPQPRVVRLETEVFDRMEAWIERYRRRAEERYSRLDAVLAEMNEDDNTEGEEES; encoded by the coding sequence ATGTCGGCGGACACGATGGAACGGGTCTTCGGCGCGCTGGCCGACCCGACCCGGCTCGACATGGTGGCCCGGCTCGCCGGCGGCGATGCCACGGTCAACCAGCTCGCCGAGCCGTACCGGATGTCGCTTCAAGCGGTCTACAAGCACCTGCGCGTCCTCGAGGACGCCGGTCTGGTGAGCCGCCCGCCCGGCCCGCAGCCCCGCGTGGTGCGTCTGGAGACGGAGGTCTTCGACCGGATGGAAGCGTGGATCGAGCGCTACCGCCGGCGGGCCGAGGAGCGCTACTCGAGGCTCGACGCCGTGCTGGCGGAGATGAACGAGGACGACAACACCGAGGGAGAGGAAGAGTCATGA
- a CDS encoding glycosyltransferase, producing the protein MSRPTRRLVIAVRADPVICGHSGEARNLAEVALTRGFDDVVLLTWPIPTLQAAGLPLKPLDRLLPYSPGITVERPEAVGDYRVPDGRHLAGLTGRLVELLSEPVPTVCLSMYLVPHTQVINDAVTAARAAGFDPDVHTIAKAVGSDVTNVIRSCLREGRFGAATVLLTTFLASDEVVAVSEYTRNEIIASAEEVDAHCGTTFAEQCRERVAVSYPPIDSSAFTDLDPAAVDAALERRGLKRDRYVLFLSRVARAKGIYDLVIAYGQMRCRDDVKLVVAGTGPALEHVQAMAKEDDRIIFLTDVDDDEKPLLMAGCAAYALPTKPEPDFVETFGIALAEKGLAGGGPIITTTTGGVLEAVGDAAVIVEAGDIGGLADAVDRVVLDMSEQERRDLEIRAREHAMAFDRVAVFDQLFAAKPL; encoded by the coding sequence ATGAGCCGACCGACCCGCCGCCTCGTCATCGCGGTACGCGCCGATCCGGTCATCTGCGGGCACTCCGGCGAGGCCCGCAACCTCGCCGAGGTCGCCCTCACCCGTGGCTTCGACGACGTGGTGCTGCTCACCTGGCCGATCCCCACCCTTCAGGCGGCCGGCCTGCCCCTCAAGCCCCTCGACCGGCTCCTGCCGTACAGCCCCGGAATCACCGTCGAGCGTCCCGAGGCGGTCGGCGACTACCGGGTGCCGGACGGCCGTCACCTGGCCGGGCTCACCGGCCGCCTGGTCGAGCTGCTCTCCGAACCCGTACCCACCGTCTGCCTGTCGATGTACCTGGTACCCCACACCCAGGTGATCAACGACGCGGTCACCGCGGCCCGGGCCGCCGGGTTCGACCCCGACGTGCACACCATCGCCAAGGCGGTCGGCTCGGACGTCACCAACGTCATCCGCTCCTGCCTGCGGGAGGGCCGGTTCGGGGCGGCCACCGTCCTGCTCACCACGTTCCTGGCCAGCGACGAGGTGGTGGCGGTCTCCGAATACACCCGCAACGAGATCATCGCCTCGGCCGAGGAGGTCGACGCGCACTGCGGCACCACGTTCGCCGAGCAGTGCCGGGAGCGGGTCGCCGTCAGCTATCCGCCGATCGACTCGTCGGCCTTCACCGACCTCGACCCGGCCGCCGTCGACGCGGCCCTCGAACGCCGCGGCCTCAAACGCGACCGCTATGTCCTCTTCCTGTCCCGGGTGGCCCGGGCCAAAGGCATTTACGACCTGGTCATCGCGTACGGCCAGATGCGCTGCCGGGACGACGTGAAACTCGTGGTCGCCGGGACCGGGCCGGCCCTCGAACACGTGCAGGCGATGGCCAAGGAGGACGACCGGATCATCTTCCTCACCGACGTCGACGACGACGAGAAACCGCTGCTGATGGCCGGTTGTGCGGCGTACGCCCTGCCCACCAAGCCGGAACCGGACTTCGTCGAGACCTTCGGCATCGCTCTCGCCGAGAAGGGCCTCGCCGGAGGCGGGCCGATCATCACCACCACGACCGGTGGTGTCCTGGAGGCGGTCGGCGACGCCGCGGTGATCGTCGAGGCGGGCGACATCGGCGGCCTCGCCGACGCGGTGGACCGGGTCGTTCTGGACATGTCCGAACAAGAGCGGCGAGACCTGGAGATCCGGGCGCGGGAGCACGCCATGGCCTTCGACCGGGTCGCGGTCTTCGACCAGCTCTTCGCGGCAAAACCCCTTTAA
- a CDS encoding glutamate-cysteine ligase family protein, producing the protein MGILSEQAAEEFVAARAFSPGLPGFVGIAVDLLVDPAWAPTGRRPLRHGFLDTRSSRVLVVSGPPSPGLEVALRRMGDDLGASGRIVDQHRLTVLSQAAAPEGPALDFATAGVRVGLEAGLDGGGPLGLPRRWELAHTLAPVLAAAFANSPLRDGRPSGWRSTRQALRRDQPVRPPAGEPRDAWAAYVLDAPGSSGRTPRQTIRAGGRVTTADLDRHMAGLRPAVAARGHLEIDAADRQPGNGWRLPAAVTSVLLDDPRAAEEATGATAHLADSPALWERAARDALTDPALAAAARDCFLAAYAALTRQGVSRELRDEVAEFTERYVYRGRCPADDILDTVAAHP; encoded by the coding sequence GTGGGCATCCTTAGCGAGCAGGCAGCCGAGGAGTTCGTCGCGGCGCGGGCGTTCTCGCCGGGGCTGCCCGGGTTCGTCGGGATCGCTGTTGATCTTCTGGTTGATCCGGCCTGGGCTCCGACTGGGCGACGGCCGCTGCGGCATGGATTCCTCGATACCAGGTCGTCGCGGGTTCTCGTGGTCAGCGGGCCGCCGTCGCCGGGGCTGGAGGTGGCGCTGCGCCGGATGGGCGATGACCTGGGCGCCTCGGGGCGGATCGTCGATCAGCATCGGCTGACCGTTCTGTCGCAGGCGGCGGCTCCGGAAGGGCCGGCTCTCGACTTCGCGACGGCGGGCGTCCGGGTGGGGCTGGAGGCCGGGCTCGACGGGGGCGGGCCGCTCGGGCTGCCGCGCCGCTGGGAGCTGGCGCACACCCTGGCCCCGGTGCTGGCGGCCGCTTTCGCGAACTCTCCACTGCGCGACGGTCGGCCGTCCGGATGGCGCAGCACACGCCAGGCCCTTCGCCGTGACCAGCCGGTTCGCCCACCGGCCGGGGAGCCGCGGGACGCGTGGGCGGCGTACGTCCTGGATGCCCCGGGAAGCTCCGGGAGGACGCCGCGGCAGACGATCCGGGCCGGTGGCCGGGTGACCACCGCCGATCTGGACCGGCACATGGCCGGGCTGCGGCCCGCGGTGGCCGCTCGCGGCCATCTCGAGATCGACGCCGCGGACCGGCAGCCCGGCAACGGGTGGCGCCTTCCGGCCGCGGTGACTTCGGTACTTCTGGACGACCCGCGCGCCGCCGAGGAGGCGACCGGGGCGACCGCCCACCTGGCCGACTCACCGGCGCTCTGGGAACGGGCCGCCCGCGACGCCCTCACCGATCCGGCGCTGGCCGCCGCGGCACGGGATTGTTTCCTGGCCGCTTACGCGGCACTCACCCGCCAGGGTGTCTCCCGCGAGCTGCGTGACGAGGTCGCCGAGTTCACCGAGCGGTACGTCTATCGCGGCCGCTGCCCCGCCGACGACATCCTGGACACGGTCGCCGCCCACCCCTGA
- a CDS encoding carbon-nitrogen hydrolase family protein: MRIGACQTPELLDDVPAALATVEEFAARPEASGMDVLLFPECFLQGYTVTPEHLLRTGYDLASPSFAAILERLAPIRPTLVLGLIERRGTRFHNTAAVISGGTLLGAYRKTHLVDGEAAFTPGDGYPVFDIGGVRFGINICYDTRFPAPAAAVAAQGARVLLVPAQNMMRRTNAEHWKPLHHRIRAERARETGMWLVSADVTGERGTSHIGYGPTSVISPAGEVLTQVAPMTVGLVTVEIAP; the protein is encoded by the coding sequence ATGCGTATCGGTGCCTGCCAGACCCCGGAACTGCTCGACGACGTGCCGGCCGCCCTGGCCACGGTGGAGGAGTTCGCGGCCCGACCCGAGGCGTCCGGGATGGACGTGCTGCTGTTCCCGGAGTGCTTCCTCCAGGGCTACACGGTCACACCGGAACATCTCCTCCGAACCGGATACGACCTGGCGTCCCCCTCGTTCGCCGCGATCCTGGAGCGGCTCGCCCCGATCCGGCCGACCCTCGTGCTCGGCCTGATCGAACGCCGGGGAACCCGCTTCCACAACACGGCCGCGGTGATCTCCGGCGGAACCCTGCTCGGCGCCTACCGCAAGACACACCTCGTCGACGGGGAAGCCGCCTTCACCCCCGGCGACGGATATCCGGTGTTCGACATCGGCGGCGTCCGCTTCGGCATCAACATCTGCTACGACACCCGGTTCCCGGCACCGGCGGCCGCGGTCGCCGCACAGGGCGCGCGGGTGCTGCTCGTGCCCGCCCAGAACATGATGCGACGAACCAACGCCGAACACTGGAAACCCCTGCACCACCGGATCCGCGCCGAACGTGCCCGCGAAACCGGCATGTGGCTGGTGTCCGCCGACGTCACCGGCGAACGCGGCACCTCACACATCGGCTACGGCCCGACCAGCGTGATCAGCCCGGCCGGCGAGGTGCTGACGCAGGTCGCCCCCATGACCGTCGGCCTGGTCACCGTCGAGATCGCCCCCTGA
- a CDS encoding SRPBCC family protein, translating into MSEAKIEADPKLPIIRITRDFAATPAQLLRAHTDPDLFVQWCGPDSLVNKIDYWDARTGGSWRYVASRDGEEYAFHGSFHHVGADRIVQTFTFEGQPDGVALETLWFEDLGDGRTRLHAQSLVDSFEGRDAWLKSGMEVGVDEGYAKLERLAVEGRI; encoded by the coding sequence ATGAGCGAGGCGAAAATCGAGGCCGACCCGAAGCTGCCGATCATCCGGATCACCCGGGATTTCGCCGCGACCCCGGCGCAGCTGCTGCGGGCGCACACCGACCCGGATCTGTTCGTGCAGTGGTGTGGGCCGGACTCACTGGTCAACAAGATCGACTATTGGGACGCCCGGACCGGCGGGAGCTGGCGCTACGTGGCCTCCCGCGACGGCGAGGAGTACGCGTTCCACGGCTCGTTCCATCACGTCGGGGCGGACCGGATCGTGCAGACCTTCACCTTCGAGGGCCAGCCCGACGGGGTCGCCCTGGAGACCCTGTGGTTCGAGGATCTGGGTGACGGGCGGACCCGCCTGCACGCTCAGTCGCTGGTGGACAGCTTCGAGGGCCGGGACGCCTGGCTCAAGAGCGGCATGGAGGTCGGCGTCGACGAGGGGTACGCCAAGCTGGAGCGGCTGGCCGTCGAGGGCCGCATCTGA
- a CDS encoding DUF72 domain-containing protein: MRLHVGCAMWSLKSWQGRFIPASGTDRLRSYAGWCNAVEGNTTFYATPTLDTVAGWASQAPADFRFVLKLPREVTHSSFTDTSGLSEFLRVIEPLGDRVHALWAQLPGSFGPGDLPALSRFLRRLPDSFRYAVEVRDPAFFHEPRRLEELLADTGAEWVPFDTTEFFRTPPTSDAERDAWLKKPRMPLRTEALTDRPIIRYLGRDATDRTVDGWRRWVPIVARWLREGRSPTFFVHTPDNADAPELCRRFHDEVRALVPGLEPLPEPPPLPAPEPDGPPTLF, from the coding sequence GTGAGGCTGCACGTCGGCTGCGCCATGTGGAGCCTGAAGTCGTGGCAGGGCCGGTTCATCCCGGCGTCCGGAACCGATCGTCTTCGGTCGTACGCCGGGTGGTGCAACGCGGTCGAGGGCAACACCACCTTCTACGCGACGCCGACCCTCGACACGGTTGCCGGCTGGGCGTCGCAGGCACCGGCCGACTTCCGGTTCGTCCTGAAACTCCCGCGCGAAGTGACACACTCGTCCTTCACCGACACCTCCGGACTGTCGGAATTCCTGCGCGTGATCGAGCCGCTCGGCGACCGCGTGCACGCCCTGTGGGCGCAACTGCCGGGATCCTTCGGACCCGGCGACCTCCCGGCTCTCTCCCGGTTTCTGCGGCGCCTGCCCGACTCCTTCCGGTACGCCGTGGAGGTCCGCGATCCAGCCTTCTTCCACGAGCCGCGCCGCCTCGAGGAACTGCTCGCCGACACCGGCGCCGAGTGGGTGCCGTTCGACACGACCGAGTTCTTCCGCACGCCTCCGACCAGCGACGCCGAACGTGACGCGTGGCTCAAGAAGCCCCGCATGCCGCTGCGGACCGAAGCCCTCACCGACCGGCCGATCATCCGCTACCTCGGCCGGGACGCCACCGACCGCACCGTCGACGGCTGGCGGCGCTGGGTCCCGATCGTCGCCCGGTGGCTGCGCGAAGGCCGGTCGCCCACGTTCTTCGTGCACACCCCCGACAACGCGGACGCGCCCGAGTTGTGTCGCCGCTTCCACGACGAGGTGCGTGCCCTGGTGCCCGGCCTGGAGCCGCTGCCCGAGCCGCCGCCTCTGCCGGCACCGGAGCCGGACGGCCCGCCGACCCTGTTCTGA
- a CDS encoding SHOCT domain-containing protein: MNPDDGMTVPDHCTQALDRARRHSVDTTGALAVAHNRNSGTDIYLLVYPDRLELASTGSLMGTGAGRERVPLTSVDDVTARDRLIRSSVEISTGGNTLSFSADRHTAAYLAALIRRRMTAAPDHTALLHNLAELHAAGVLTDDEYTAKRAALLANPEP; encoded by the coding sequence GTGAACCCCGACGACGGCATGACGGTTCCCGATCACTGCACCCAAGCCCTCGACCGGGCCCGGCGGCACAGCGTCGACACCACCGGAGCCCTGGCCGTCGCCCACAACCGCAACAGCGGCACCGACATCTACCTGCTCGTCTACCCCGACCGACTGGAACTCGCCAGCACCGGCAGCCTGATGGGCACCGGCGCCGGCCGGGAACGCGTACCCCTCACCTCCGTCGACGACGTGACCGCCCGTGATCGCCTGATCCGGTCGTCGGTCGAGATCAGCACCGGCGGCAACACGCTGTCGTTCAGCGCCGACCGACACACCGCCGCCTACCTGGCCGCCCTGATCCGCCGGCGGATGACCGCCGCCCCCGACCACACGGCGCTGCTGCACAACCTGGCCGAACTCCACGCCGCGGGCGTGCTCACCGATGACGAGTACACCGCCAAACGAGCCGCCCTGCTCGCTAACCCAGAGCCGTGA
- a CDS encoding ATP-grasp domain-containing protein, whose product MLLVPSDVLRPRRPDEHFADEAGAAREAGIEVALVDHDALASDDADGGVARVPAGADAVYRGWMLDADRYAAMARALTARGVSLRTGPEQYRRAHELPGWYAAIVGDTPESVWTVGDGRAEFRRVCGELGAGPAVLRDYTKSMKHYWHEAAYLPDVADDAAAWAVASRFRELRGNGFAGGFVVRRFESFVGAEVRTWWVGGVCRLVTAHPDTPGELPPADVVLPDLGGVDLPFVTVDLARHVDGRWRVVEIGDGQVSDRPRSTEAAALITALG is encoded by the coding sequence ATGCTGCTGGTGCCCTCCGATGTTCTTCGCCCGCGTCGTCCGGACGAGCATTTCGCCGACGAGGCGGGTGCCGCCCGGGAGGCCGGGATCGAGGTGGCGCTGGTCGACCACGACGCCCTGGCGAGCGATGACGCGGACGGCGGGGTGGCGCGGGTTCCGGCCGGTGCCGATGCGGTCTATCGCGGCTGGATGCTGGACGCCGACCGGTATGCCGCGATGGCGCGGGCCCTCACCGCCCGTGGGGTGTCGCTGCGGACCGGGCCGGAGCAGTATCGGCGGGCGCACGAACTGCCCGGCTGGTATGCGGCGATCGTCGGGGACACCCCGGAGTCGGTGTGGACGGTCGGGGACGGGCGGGCGGAGTTCCGGCGGGTGTGCGGTGAGTTGGGTGCGGGACCGGCGGTGCTGCGCGACTACACGAAGTCGATGAAGCACTACTGGCATGAGGCGGCGTACCTGCCGGACGTCGCCGACGATGCTGCGGCGTGGGCGGTGGCGAGCCGGTTCCGGGAGTTGCGGGGGAACGGTTTCGCCGGTGGGTTCGTGGTGCGGCGGTTCGAGTCGTTCGTCGGCGCCGAGGTGCGTACCTGGTGGGTGGGCGGGGTGTGCCGGTTGGTCACGGCGCATCCGGACACTCCGGGTGAACTGCCGCCGGCGGACGTCGTACTCCCGGATCTCGGTGGGGTTGATCTGCCGTTCGTGACCGTCGATCTGGCGCGGCACGTGGATGGCCGGTGGCGGGTCGTCGAGATCGGTGACGGTCAGGTCAGTGATCGTCCGCGGAGCACGGAGGCGGCGGCCCTGATCACGGCTCTGGGTTAG